A single Chryseobacterium sp. DNA region contains:
- a CDS encoding DUF3822 family protein: protein MNVLNLLFTKDGLIYQIVKNKNILEEKSYFVTEETPANLIEDKLDEILIRQRFDEIQIISALNHFTLMPEGFSEHEAGFDLIAFNAPADREKEELMLSINKKFNIQFYYTFPKYYYKKIKELAVPVHFNFSGEKFLSSLNNKGNKEIHINLYHNQCEFFAIDQKKIILYNNLDVNSEVDFLYFIMFTLSKIGFGINETSFFAYGETTENETFISELQKFVKNLKIVFDNIPNKNFILN from the coding sequence ATGAACGTACTTAATTTACTTTTTACCAAAGACGGATTAATCTACCAGATTGTCAAAAACAAAAACATTCTGGAAGAAAAATCTTATTTCGTCACAGAAGAAACCCCGGCTAACCTTATTGAAGATAAACTGGATGAGATCCTTATCAGACAGCGGTTTGATGAGATTCAGATCATCTCTGCGCTGAATCATTTTACCCTGATGCCGGAAGGATTTTCAGAGCATGAGGCAGGATTTGACCTGATCGCCTTCAATGCACCTGCTGACAGAGAGAAAGAGGAGCTGATGCTTTCTATTAACAAAAAATTCAATATCCAGTTTTATTATACTTTTCCTAAATACTATTATAAAAAAATAAAGGAGCTTGCTGTTCCTGTTCATTTTAATTTTTCGGGGGAAAAGTTTTTAAGTTCTCTTAACAATAAAGGCAATAAGGAGATTCATATTAATCTTTATCATAATCAATGTGAGTTTTTTGCGATTGATCAGAAAAAAATCATCCTTTACAACAACCTGGATGTCAACTCGGAGGTTGACTTTCTTTACTTTATCATGTTTACCCTCAGCAAAATAGGTTTCGGAATCAATGAAACCAGCTTTTTTGCCTATGGCGAAACGACAGAGAACGAAACCTTTATTTCAGAGCTTCAGAAATTTGTTAAAAACCTGAAGATTGTTTTTGACAATATTCCCAATAAGAATTTTATACTTAACTAG
- a CDS encoding Smr/MutS family protein: MKNPNDYDSFERLFIQKEKLIEVLEFCRKNNLKRLEIVHGIGDGILQRMVRDVLESQVNIDFYNKEILHHQSGAVMVEFH, encoded by the coding sequence GTGAAGAATCCGAATGATTATGACAGCTTTGAAAGATTGTTTATTCAAAAGGAAAAACTAATAGAAGTATTGGAATTCTGCAGAAAAAACAATTTAAAAAGACTGGAAATCGTTCATGGCATCGGAGACGGGATCTTACAGAGAATGGTTCGGGATGTTTTGGAAAGCCAGGTCAATATTGATTTTTATAATAAGGAAATACTTCATCACCAATCAGGTGCGGTAATGGTAGAATTTCACTAA
- a CDS encoding metallophosphoesterase family protein: MTKILLLSDSHSYIDNRILEYAAQADEVWHCGDFGSMEVIEQLEKIKPLQGVYGNIDNAKIRSEFPEVSRFFCEDLEVLMIHIGGYPGKYTPLTKKEIADKAPKLFISGHSHILKAMYDEKNQLLHLNPGACGKQGWHKMRTMMRFVVEGSEIKDLEIIELGPKV, translated from the coding sequence ATGACAAAAATACTTCTCCTTTCCGACTCCCACTCTTATATTGATAACAGGATCTTAGAATATGCGGCCCAGGCGGATGAAGTCTGGCACTGCGGGGATTTTGGGAGTATGGAGGTGATTGAGCAGCTGGAAAAGATAAAACCATTACAGGGAGTTTACGGAAATATTGACAATGCTAAGATCCGTTCTGAGTTTCCGGAAGTCAGCCGTTTTTTCTGTGAAGACCTTGAAGTGTTGATGATCCATATCGGGGGATATCCTGGAAAATATACTCCGCTAACCAAGAAGGAAATTGCTGATAAGGCTCCCAAGCTATTCATTTCAGGACATTCTCATATTTTAAAGGCTATGTATGATGAGAAGAACCAGCTTTTGCATCTTAATCCGGGGGCCTGTGGAAAGCAGGGCTGGCATAAGATGAGAACGATGATGCGGTTTGTCGTTGAGGGTTCAGAAATCAAGGATCTGGAAATTATTGAACTGGGTCCGAAAGTTTAA